One window of the Eucalyptus grandis isolate ANBG69807.140 chromosome 8, ASM1654582v1, whole genome shotgun sequence genome contains the following:
- the LOC104417697 gene encoding heavy metal-associated isoprenylated plant protein 32, protein MLKQQGPLRPQTCALRVNIHCDGCRKKVRKLVQKINGVQNVSIDAELGKVMVMGYIDPRTVIKKLAKSGKHAEVWRAQERSFHNQNHLNNQFKNMQIEFSSGKGGERDMNFQKGGGTGYGYGQFQAKGSNEMMQVVPKAKKSVTFDLDEDDEDYVSDDGSFYDSDDDFELDVGPRTPRKPSINGSRGAPHGQTGTKGMKKTKKGGIFSMLGKGHGKKNDGKYGKGGKNDKYGGKNGKDGFNGGILKQSGPKNGAINRNYGNGGGGGKNDWMNGTKKKDSGFDIDFTNQGRGKGGSGRGGGSGGGGRTGRGRGVGAGVRGSGTADG, encoded by the exons ATGCTGAAGCAGCAAGGCCCGTTAAGGCCTCAG ACTTGTGCCCTGAGAGTGAACATACACTGTGATGGCTGTAGGAAGAAAGTGAGGAAGCTGGTGCAGAAAATAAATG GGGTGCAGAATGTTTCCATTGATGCGGAGCTCGGGAAGGTGATGGTGATGGGTTATATCGACCCCAGGACAGTCATCAAGAAGCTCGCAAAGTCAGGGAAGCATGCAGAGGTATGGAGAGCTCAAGAAAGGAGCTTCCATAACCAGAACCACCTCAACAACCAGTTCAAGAACATGCAGATTGAGTTCTCCAGCGGTAAGGGTGGTGAGAGAGACATGAATTTCCAAAAGGGTGGTGGGACTGGATATGGATATGGGCAGTTCCAGGCAAAAGGGTCCAATGAAATGATGCAGGTGGTTCCCAAAGCTAAGAAATCGGTCACCTTCGATCTCGACGAGGATGACGAGGACTATGTGAGCGATGATGGTAGTTTCTATGATTCCGATGACGATTTTGAGCTCGATGTGGGTCCTCGCACACCGCGCAAGCCGTCCATCAATGGCAGCCGTGGCGCTCCTCATGGGCAAACAGGTACTAAGGGAATGAAGAAAACCAAGAAAGGCGGTATCTTCAGCATGTTGGGAAAAGGCCATGGCAAGAAAAATGATGGCAAATATGGCAAAGGAGGGAAGAATGACAAATATGGAGGCAAAAATGGCAAAGACGGCTTCAACGGAGGAATTTTAAAGCAAAGTGGGCCAAAGAATGGAGCTATCAACAGAAATTATGGcaatggtggtggtggaggcaAGAATGATTGGATGAATGGAACCAAGAAGAAGGATTCTGGCTTTGACATTGATTTCACTAATCAGGGCAGAGGCAAGGGTGGATCTGGCcgtggcggcggcagcggcggtgggGGGCGCACGGGGCGGGGCCGGGGGGTGGGGGCGGGGGTTCGGGGCTCCGGCACAGCAGATGGGTAA
- the LOC104417696 gene encoding LOW QUALITY PROTEIN: probable E3 ubiquitin-protein ligase LUL3 (The sequence of the model RefSeq protein was modified relative to this genomic sequence to represent the inferred CDS: inserted 1 base in 1 codon) encodes MSLKLPSRAPPAALLAVHRLLRQRRVGPGGQVRSVAAAAAPPPYVDHKTAKKVKNDVNVLKDTIKLLVDERSSDSHLVSFTFDAVVDGSITILYFAKEGDSCTFSPIYPEMYAPRKTPFQKGVAQKFCQPSGSGIDLGFFDVDELSKPSQNEKVFPLVICAETRAPSPVNEQPNQPLPATSSHAQITLAVLEKNDEGDFRVRVVKQILWIEGVRYELHEIYGISNGISNAEDTTFEDTDPGKECVICMTEPKDTAVLPCRHMCMCSXCAKELTLQSNKCPICRQPIEELIEIKVDKGTD; translated from the exons CTACCCTCACGCGCACCCCCAGCCGCACTACTCGCAGTTCATCGGCTACTACGGCAACGGCGCGTGGGGCCCGGCGGCCAGGTGCGGTCGgtcgccgcggcggcggcgccgccgCCGTACGTCGACCACAAGACGGCGAAGAAGGTCAAGAACGACGTGAACGTGCTCAAGGACACGATCAAGCTCTTGGTCGACGAGCGGAGCTCGGATTCGCACCTGGTTTCGTTCACCTTCGATGCGGTTGTGGATGGCAG TATCACCATACTTTACTTTGCTAAGGAAGGGGATAGCTGCACCTTTAGCCCTATATACCCTGAGATGTATGCACCAAGAAAAACTCCATTTCAGAAGGGAGTGGCCCAGAAGTTCTGTCAACCTTCTGGAAGCGGCATTGACCTTGGTTTCTTCGATGTGGATGAGCTCTCAAAGCCCTCCCAAAATGAGAAGGTTTTCCCTCTTGTTATCTGTGCAGAAACAAGGGCACCATCTCCCGTGAATGAGCAGCCCAATCAACCTTTGCCTGCAACGTCTTCCCATGCTCAGATTACTCTAGCAGTCCTAGAGAAAAATGATGAGGGCGATTTTCGAGTGAGAGTCGTCAAGCAAATCTTGTGGATTGAGGGAGTTCGTTATGAGCTTCATGAGATATATGGAATTAGCAATGGAATTAGCAATGCAGAAGACACAACCTTTGAGGACACTGATCCAGGGAAAGAATGTGTCATTTGCATGACTGAGCCAAAGGATACGGCTGTTTTGCCTTGCAGACATATG TGCATGTGCA GGTGTGCAAAAGAGTTGACGCTTCAATCCAACAAATGTCCAATATGCCGCCAGCCAATTGAGGAACTCATTGAAATAAAAGTAGATAAAGGTACTGATTGA